The Hordeum vulgare subsp. vulgare chromosome 7H, MorexV3_pseudomolecules_assembly, whole genome shotgun sequence DNA window CACAAAACGCTTCAAAGTTTGAGGGTAGCAAATCAGGTCCAAATCAAAGATAGTGGTAAAAAATGTGAATATATCAAATCACAAGACCGGCATTTTAGTAAATACAAGGGAGAACTGGCCCTCCATAGTCAGTTTGGTCAACTTTTTAGTAAAACACAATTTACTAAAGTTGCACAAACTATTTAGCTTAAGTTTTTCAATGTACTGCAAAAAATCCCCCCTCAATAACTTTGCTAGTTTCAACAGAATAGTGCAAAAGAGAAGAAATAGTATCTTCCTAAGTGGGTCCTTGGACAAACTTTTTCTATCGCAAGGTGTGTCTTTGATGCCTCCATTTGCAAACAACTGTTGTTCTATAGTGTGTTTGGTATCTTCGAGACGTGAGTACTATATCACATGGACTTGTAGTCTACGATACAAAATTACCCCGGAATTATACTTGTTAACAACCTGGCGGCCACTATCATCCATAGGAGTGCAGTCTACAGCAAGAAGAGTGCCAACATCATCTGCGGTAACCACATAGTCATACATCGTAGCACCTGAATTGCAGAAAATACAGAGCTAGTCAGTATAGCTACTTTTTTTCTGAACATTATCACATGGGTTGTAGGACAAATTTCCTTGTTTACCTTCAATAGAATACCTGGTGCCATCTTCATGACAGCGAACCCACTGAAAACAACATTCCCAAGTGAGAAGTTCTATTGCAGCATTTGGAAATTCACAGCAAAGATAAAAGAATCAAAATCCAGAGTCAGAACACAACATACCTGGAAATTACAAAGTGTGGTACCATTTGTAGGGAAACCACATGCTCTTAAAGTAGATCCTGGCCTAGGATCGCCGACAATTTGAAATCCCTCAATACCAGGTAATGGATCACCTAGGTTAAGAGTATGTAATATATCAAAGGATATGATCTAGAATCTTTTTTAGTTAAAATATTAGCTATTAATTTACCATCAGCTGAGTACTCTTGATTATCATTCCTATAGAACTGTGGGTCATCATCTAATCTTGCTTCTCTAGGACCAGGATTTTCTTCAAAATAATTAGAGTGACTAGTAGGTACTATATCCCTGAAAGACAGTGCCAGGCATGAAACAGAGGTCAACATTTTTCCATGTCGATAACATATTTGACTGGATAGCCGGTAAGTAACATAATTTCAAAATCTAAACTAAGCATACTGATTAAACGTGGGTCCATTGTATATTTGCTCAGCATGTCGATCATTTGGATCTTGAGCATACtgagggaaattgttcctgtctgCGTCCTGTAAATAAGAAACAATCATATGTTAAGCTACAATGTTAAACAAGCTAATTGAGGGATCATGTTATCATACCATATTGTAAGATGAGGAAGTGTCGTTTCTCAACGGAGTTGCTTGTTGAGGATTGGGATTATATATGTTTCCAGGTTGACTTATATCGCCTAAACTGTCCTGGATCAGTATAATCAATCAACTGAGTGCCTTAATAAATTCGTAGATACTAAAATTACTATTAATAAGTCTCAGTAACATAGAAGGTAAAAAGGCTGTTGTGATCAGCAATTAAAGACACAACTACACATTCACTCATGCAGAGTCATATACAAGCTATTCAGCAAACCAGCATACTTCAGTAAGCATTTGTTCAAATGAAAGTGGTACTGACAACTGACTATAATCTGCTTTTTTGTGCCAACTTAACTAAAGGCGCCATTTTTTATGTAATTCCAATCTTGTGAACTTTTGGCAATCTTGTTGATACACACACACAATCCATATGTGCTGACAAGGGACTTCAAATAGTCAAAATAATTCAGAGTtaaatacttcaccagcttgaAGATGAATAAGCGAGCTGAGGTCACTTACATTTAACGATCTGATCTTCCATTGCATCTGTTGGTACAGGCGCTGGAAATTGTGGTCAAAAGAAAGATATCACATATCCATGTTAGCCACTGGGCATAGAGTTTGAAAAAGACAATGGTAAACGACTACATCATAAATACTAGACTAAGCATTCTGCATCAAGCACAACTGCACAAGAACAAAGCAAACCAGAAAAACATGGTAGTACAACAGATAACAGATATCTTAACTAAGATTGCAAAAGAAAACTTCAGCCCCATAGAGCTATTATGATGGCAGTTAAAATGACATACACATCAAGATGCAGATTATGTTTGCTTAACAGATAAGAGAACTGAATTCTTCACCAACAAACAGGCCTTTAAAGTCAAACCTTGTAacgaaaatattttttgtaaacaaTATAGCACGCTGACACTAACTTCCCTGTTGTGTTTCAAGTTGACATAACATTATACTCAATAAAAGGGATAAAACTTAATATAAGGTTTATGTAACGATGTGAAGGTATCTATCAGCCAGTTTGGGGGAATCTATTGCCGAGCTTTTGATAAGGAGTGGATCCATTATATGATATCCATATTAAGTCTACACTGACATCAATAATATTTCCTACCATGTCCAGTAAACATCATACATTATGTTGGGCATTAGCAAAACAAAGCTAATACAACCCTAGCTCATACAAATAAATCAATGATTATGAaccaaattattattattaccgtCCAAGTAACAAAGAAACTAATTTGGGCAGATACAAAAGTATGTATGTACTTCCTAGCAAGAACAATTTAGAAGTAATTGACCAAATATGAGTTACCTTTGTAACAGTGGTAATGGTTGAAGGATATATTTGAGGTGGGCAAACATCGTATTCTGCTAACATACCAAGCAATGAAGAAGTGAACAAGTAAAGCTCTTCTTCCTCACCCTACAAGGTTTCAACCGTAAGTTCTGAATTCTTAGACACAATAAAAAAGCATGTACCACATAATCTAGTTCATATTAAATGGTTGATAACAATGAACTGAAGTTGCCTGATACAGCAAACTAGGACTACAGCTGCATATGCCACTGTGAAGTCAGTGGCATAGAATAAATGTCACTCAACAACTCCCTGAAATGCAGGTCAGGGAATCAGGACCCACTCAGCATTTATCTAAATCACAAAATATTTGGTCGGATGGAAGGTAAAGATATGCAATCACGCAACAGCAAGAGTAAAGGAGCTACAACATCTAAAGAAAGTAATACACACGTTTGTATAATTTTGCCACCTTGTTTATATGTTTATAATGCTGTATTTAATACAGTGATGAATAGTCAATTACACGCAATCTTGAAACACCCAACCCTTTATAAAAAGGGCCGCCTGGATGACTAGGCATATTGGTGGTAGTAGTGGCAAAAATGGATATATATCATAAAGAGGCTTGAGCATACATTCTTGAAATGTACAATAGCACCATACTTTTAGTTCATTTGCCAATCTCATATTTTCTTCAAGGTGGTTTTTTTTCTCGTTCAGTTGCTTCAAAGCACCAGATATAGCATCTTCTTGCCTCTCGTCAACAGCCTGTCATAGTAATATACTTTTATTAACACGAGACTTTACAAATTGGTTGTGCAGCAAATGTAAATCGTATCATTCATATAGACCATTCTCAAGTCCGAAAGCTTCCTCTCCAGAATATGTTTTTCGCCCAGCAGCTGTAGCTCCTACGAACACAGAAAATAATAACTGCAGTTATGATTACACAGAGGtggtaaaagaaaagaaaaggacaaGGCACTTTTGCTTACAAATATGGTTAACTGATTCATAACTTTTAACATCATACCTTGAGAGATGCATCAGCAATTTGTTTGCGAAGCAGCAGGATCTCTTCTTCCTGTGTCCGTGATCTAATGTAAAGCTCCTGCAAGAAACATCATCGGGGTGAGAAATTGGAATGTTCGGAAGATGTGGTAAATAGAAAGGATCCCACACAGTTACCTTGGTTTCAGGATCCATCAAACGAGTATTAGGATCTTCTGCAATTAAGTCACTGCGGATGGATGCGCCCTGGAGCTGATGCCTGCCAGTACACGACATGGCCTCATTTTtaagaatatggaatacaatctaAGAGTGCACCTAGAACAGTTAACTTTCCCACAAGTAAAGGACCTGACTAGAGTGTCGGAGTTCGGAATGAAGGGTTTAGCATCACCATTTTGCAAGCCATAGTCCCTAGCAGACGAGGCCACATTAGTCCTGGTGAGCTCATTCCCGGCACGATAATCTGTGCCAATGAAATCAACAGGGGCATCGAATGGATCTCGCATATTCTCGTCCCGCGATCCTCCTGTAGAAGATGAGATCACCATGTTAACCTAACCAAACCAAACTGAATGTTCCTTGAGACACAAACCTGAACAATAATCACATGCGCAGACAACCAAGCAAAGTTTGGACTTCTACAAGGGTATCAAACAACAAAATAGTCTTTCGCTCCCAATGGACCAGTAAAGCAAGGCACTAAACCTCCCATAATTTCTTCCTCTATTCCCAAGCACCTGTTTCTGGAATCCAAATTTTCAAACTATGAACAACGTTCACCCGATGATCACGACCGAACAAATATTACTTACTATCTAAAGTTGGGCACAGAAGAAATTGAGCTCCAAAACTACCATATAATTTCTTCCTCGATTCCCAAGCACCTGTTTCTAGAATCTTATTTTTTTCAAACTCCAGACGGTGTTGCCAAACAAACATCGCATACTATCTAACATAAGCCAGAGAAAAATAAAATCGAGCTATCCATAGGGGCAAGCGGGGAAAAAAGCACACAACCCTTACAGAAAGGGAGGAAATCAAAGCTGCGCTGGCACCCGTGCGAAGCCGAATCACAGCTATGGCACGCCCAAATCAGGGGAGGCAGCTCCTTTAGAAGATGAGATCACCAGCCTTACAGGGTCGAAACACAAACACACATGGAAATTGCGCGCTTACAGGGTCAAAACACAAACACACGTGGAAATTGCGCGCTTACATGGTCACAAACACATTAACCTGACCAAACCTAACTGGAAGATCCCTAAAGACTCCAGCCTGAACAAACATCACATGGACAGACTAACACAGACAACCAAGCGACCTTTGAACTTGCACATCTACATGGGTATCAAACAACCAAATAGCCTTTCGCGTCCAATGGACCGGCAAAGCAACGCATTAAACCTCCCATGATTTCTTCCTCTATTCCCAGGCACCTGCTCCTGGAATCCAAAATTTCAAAATCCAAACGAACATCACACACCATCTAACACGGGCCAGGGATGAAACTGAGCTCTACAACTACCATATAATTTCTTCCTGTTTGTTTCTAGAATGAATTTCGTTTCCAGACCCCGAACGGCGTTCACCCGACGATCACGAGCCCAGCAAACATCGCATACCACCTAACGCGGGGAAGAGGGATAAAAAAAAACGAGCTCTAAAACTAGCATTTCCCAGCCAAGTAATGCGTCGCGGCACCAGCGCGGCCCCGTGACTCACCTGCCCACCTAGCGCCCGCGCACGAATCCAATCCGTAGGGCGAGCGGGaataacaataaataaaagcaCGCGGCGGCCCTTCCGCGAAGCGAGGGAatcacggcggcggcggcgggcggcgctTGTGCGAGGCCCGAATCGCGGCTACGGCGCGgcgcgcgaatcgggggaggggggGTTTGGAGCACGCACCTGCGTCGGGGTAGGGTTGGACGGAGAGGAGACGGGCGGGGAGGGGCCCTTCGGGGCGGGTTCCGGGAGGGGACGGGGAGGGAGGCCCGTCGTCGCCGCCCGCGCTGTCGCGCTCTGCTTCCGCCGAGGAAGCGACGAGGAAGGGAGGGGCCGGGCGTGGAAGGACGGCCAgcgagtgagggagagagagagcgagagaggggaATGGCAGCGAAGGGGAGAGACGGGTACGTGCGCCGTGGAGAGTACGCGTGGTTTGGGCCGGGTCGACGCGGGTGGCGCGGGTTCCACTGGCCCAGGGTTTATGGGCACGTCCCCCCAGCAACGACGGGCCAGCGCGCCACTACTCTTGGGCAGGCCCATCAGTGGGACGGGACGCGCACTGTTTTTACCATTTACTTTCTATCTTTTTTCTCAAAACAAAAGTTATTTCCtattttttattatttaaaaCAAAATCGGGATTTCAAAAAGATCCGAATTTCAAAACaaattggattttgaaaaaatGGTGCGCCTCGCCGCCTCACTCCTCATCTTTCGCCTCTACTCCTCTCCATATTGGGAGTTTGGTGGCAGGTGTTGGCTTCGATATGTGCGGAGACCTCTAGAAAACTGTGTGTAAAATTTATTTTCCTGAGGTCATTTCTGCATAGTTTCTGGGACATTTCTCTTTGTCCTGTTTGTTTGATTGTCTCCACGTATGTTTGTACTAATTGTATTATGTTTATTTAGTACTAACAAAAAGGATTTGTAAGTTGCAACGGGAAAAACTACATAATATTCAATTGTCATGACCATATTTTGCTGCATCATCGAGACACACTATCAATCTTAATTTCATGAAATTGTGAACATATTTTTAAACTGGTGCACATATTTGAAATCGTAAACATTTTCAAATTTGTAAAcacttatatttttttcaaaCACTTTCTAAAACTAAGAACATTTATTGAATTCGTGAATAGTTTATACTATTTTCAAtcatttttaaaaaaatgaacatttttaaatcatttttgttgaactgacgaacagttttctattttttttaaatggtgaaacaatttttgaaattcacaaacatttttggtTTAACAAACATTCTTTAAACTTATCAAACATTTATTAAATGCATAATCATTTTCTGAATCAGTGAACATTTTATGAATTAATAAACTATTTTATAAGTTACAtactttttttgaatttttaggatatttttcCATTCATCAACAGGTTTTGAATTTGCAAAATTTTATTCAACTTCAAATAAAATATacatgaacttttaaaaaaatcatgaacattttttgattcCCCAAACATTTGTTTTCAATGTTTTGAACATATTTTAATAAGCAAATATTTATTTACAAAATCACAAActttttgaatccacaaacattttatgatttattaagtattttatttcaaaattatctttttgaacatttgaaaaaaattaagtccagaattatttgaataaaaaaacaaaaagataaaTAGGAACTACTCAGCCCCCGACTAAAATCGCTGAACATT harbors:
- the LOC123410428 gene encoding uncharacterized protein LOC123410428 isoform X3, which codes for MDPETKELYIRSRTQEEEILLLRKQIADASLKELQLLGEKHILERKLSDLRMAVDERQEDAISGALKQLNEKKNHLEENMRLANELKGEEEELYLFTSSLLGMLAEYDVCPPQIYPSTITTVTKRLYQQMQWKIRSLNDSLGDISQPGNIYNPNPQQATPLRNDTSSSYNMDADRNNFPQYAQDPNDRHAEQIYNGPTFNQDIVPTSHSNYFEENPGPREARLDDDPQFYRNDNQEYSADGDPLPGIEGFQIVGDPRPGSTLRACGFPTNGTTLCNFQWVRCHEDGTRYSIEGATMYDYVVTADDVGTLLAVDCTPMDDSGRQGDLVREFANNENKITCDQEMQNDINICISRGRADFDVFVLQGYSPEEWEHATLVLRRTGYQINFSHKDEVVIDEKYSSNLQTKIPNGRTTQFVLVSSGGVNLPFNTQGITEPNSEDNDVRLRDLIVLVMRTFQNKALDAKRKGKA
- the LOC123410428 gene encoding uncharacterized protein LOC123410428 isoform X1 is translated as MRDPFDAPVDFIGTDYRAGNELTRTNVASSARDYGLQNGDAKPFIPNSDTLVRHQLQGASIRSDLIAEDPNTRLMDPETKELYIRSRTQEEEILLLRKQIADASLKELQLLGEKHILERKLSDLRMAVDERQEDAISGALKQLNEKKNHLEENMRLANELKGEEEELYLFTSSLLGMLAEYDVCPPQIYPSTITTVTKRLYQQMQWKIRSLNDSLGDISQPGNIYNPNPQQATPLRNDTSSSYNMDADRNNFPQYAQDPNDRHAEQIYNGPTFNQDIVPTSHSNYFEENPGPREARLDDDPQFYRNDNQEYSADGDPLPGIEGFQIVGDPRPGSTLRACGFPTNGTTLCNFQWVRCHEDGTRYSIEGATMYDYVVTADDVGTLLAVDCTPMDDSGRQGDLVREFANNENKITCDQEMQNDINICISRGRADFDVFVLQGYSPEEWEHATLVLRRTGYQINFSHKDEVVIDEKYSSNLQTKIPNGRTTQFVLVSSGGVNLPFNTQGITEPNSEDNDVRLRDLIVLVMRTFQNKALDAKRKGKA
- the LOC123410428 gene encoding uncharacterized protein LOC123410428 isoform X2, with product MRDPFDAPVDFIGTDYRAGNELTRTNVASSARDYGLQNGDAKPFIPNSDTLVRHQLQGASIRSDLIAEDPNTRLMDPETKELYIRSRTQEEEILLLRKQIADASLKELQLLGEKHILERKLSDLRMAVDERQEDAISGALKQLNEKKNHLEENMRLANELKGEEEELYLFTSSLLGMLAEYDVCPPQIYPSTITTVTKRLYQQMQWKIRSLNDSLGDISQPGNIYNPNPQQATPLRNDTSSSYNMDADRNNFPQYAQDPNDRHAEQIYNGPTFNQDIVPTSHSNYFEENPGPREARLDDDPQFYRNDNQEYSADGDPLPGIEGFQIVGDPRPGSTLRACGFPTNGTTLCNFQWVRCHEDGTRYSIEGATMYDYVVTADDVGTLLAVDCTPMDDSGRQGDLVREFANNENKITCDQEMQNDINICISRGRADFDVFVLGYSPEEWEHATLVLRRTGYQINFSHKDEVVIDEKYSSNLQTKIPNGRTTQFVLVSSGGVNLPFNTQGITEPNSEDNDVRLRDLIVLVMRTFQNKALDAKRKGKA